In Deltaproteobacteria bacterium, a genomic segment contains:
- a CDS encoding DUF4124 domain-containing protein, whose protein sequence is MYFSTKKKFCVVFVFCAFILPSGVFADLYQWQDEKGDIHVVDDILLVPPKYKDKVKALKAKPSEQGPSSSQPPIQPPKPSEPPAKQQEELYGDYPLEWWKREFDASKKEIGELEKTIEEEKNFMADYDRGRRLYRLYSKEDAEKYETYKKNLPDNENQRNKLKSDLEELRRKAQIYGVPRSIRE, encoded by the coding sequence ATGTATTTTAGCACTAAGAAAAAGTTTTGTGTAGTTTTTGTTTTTTGTGCCTTTATTCTGCCGTCAGGCGTGTTTGCAGACCTTTACCAGTGGCAGGATGAGAAAGGGGATATCCATGTAGTTGACGACATTCTTCTTGTCCCGCCCAAATATAAAGATAAGGTAAAGGCGCTGAAAGCAAAACCTTCTGAGCAAGGGCCTTCTTCTTCCCAACCACCCATTCAACCGCCCAAACCATCGGAACCTCCTGCAAAGCAACAAGAAGAGCTTTATGGCGATTATCCTTTGGAGTGGTGGAAGAGAGAGTTTGATGCCAGTAAAAAAGAAATTGGGGAACTTGAAAAAACTATTGAGGAAGAGAAAAATTTTATGGCAGATTATGACCGGGGCAGGAGGCTTTATAGATTATACAGTAAGGAAGATGCAGAGAAATATGAAACCTATAAAAAGAATCTGCCTGATAACGAAAACCAGCGGAATAAACTAAAATCAGACTTGGAAGAACTCAGGCGCAAGGCGCAAATTTACGGCGTTCCAAGGTCAATCAGAGAATAA
- a CDS encoding ABC transporter ATP-binding protein — MAELIEVENLVKIYKMGNVDFHAVSGVSLAIDKGEFVAVMGASGSGKSTFMNIIGCLDKPTAGNYMLDGHEVGTLSKDNLAAIRNKKIGFVFQSFNLLQRMSALQNVELPLLYNNSTSNERKTKALAALHSVGLEGREYHRPSQLSGGQQQRVAIARALINSPSLILADEPTGNLDSQTSVDIMMLFKKLNKENGITIVMVTHEADIAAYADRHIIFKDGTVVKDDKTP; from the coding sequence ATGGCGGAGCTTATAGAGGTTGAAAATCTTGTAAAGATATACAAGATGGGCAATGTGGATTTTCATGCCGTCAGCGGCGTTTCCCTTGCTATAGATAAAGGAGAGTTTGTGGCAGTGATGGGGGCGTCAGGTTCAGGCAAATCCACATTCATGAATATCATCGGCTGTCTTGACAAACCCACTGCCGGCAATTATATGCTGGATGGACATGAGGTGGGGACTTTAAGCAAGGACAATCTTGCAGCCATACGCAATAAAAAGATAGGTTTTGTGTTTCAGAGTTTTAATCTCCTCCAGCGCATGTCCGCACTCCAGAATGTGGAACTTCCGCTCCTCTACAACAATTCTACATCAAACGAAAGAAAAACAAAGGCTTTGGCGGCATTACACTCCGTTGGTTTGGAGGGGAGGGAATACCACAGACCCAGCCAGTTGTCAGGCGGACAGCAGCAAAGGGTTGCCATAGCGCGTGCATTGATCAATAGTCCCTCTCTGATTTTAGCGGATGAACCGACCGGCAACCTTGATTCCCAAACCAGCGTTGATATTATGATGCTCTTTAAGAAGCTGAATAAAGAAAACGGCATCACCATTGTTATGGTAACCCATGAGGCCGATATTGCCGCTTATGCTGACAGGCATATCATTTTTAAAGACGGAACTGTGGTAAAAGACGATAAAACCCCTTAA
- a CDS encoding type II toxin-antitoxin system VapC family toxin: MMFWDSSAIIPLCIDEPQTKTIRQIVLKDSAIAVWWGSFIECCSAFARLRRDGFLKPDEEDGVRHLLTLLSDTWTEIEPGEDIRDIAGRLLMLHPLRAADALQLSAALVWAGKRPKGHYFVCLDSKLRDAARKEGFTLLPAQI; the protein is encoded by the coding sequence ATGATGTTCTGGGATTCTTCAGCCATCATCCCTTTATGTATTGACGAGCCGCAGACCAAGACCATCCGGCAGATTGTCCTAAAAGACAGCGCCATAGCAGTTTGGTGGGGCAGTTTCATAGAATGCTGTTCAGCCTTTGCCCGCTTGCGGCGCGATGGGTTCCTCAAGCCTGATGAGGAAGACGGTGTGCGGCATCTCCTCACCCTTCTCTCGGATACATGGACAGAGATTGAACCCGGCGAAGATATACGGGATATTGCAGGCAGACTTCTTATGCTGCACCCTCTCCGCGCTGCAGATGCCTTGCAGCTATCCGCCGCGCTTGTATGGGCTGGAAAGAGGCCAAAAGGTCATTATTTCGTCTGCCTTGATTCAAAATTGAGAGATGCGGCAAGAAAAGAAGGGTTCACGCTGCTTCCCGCCCAAATATAA
- a CDS encoding ABC transporter permease, with the protein MNTIATVKIAVNALSINKMRSGLTMLGIIIGVAAVIAMISVGSGAREQVAKQIASIGSNLLIILPGTATSGGLRMGFGSTPTLTSDDAKAIAQEMPDVAYAAPLLPGTAQVVYGNQNWSTIITGTTPSFFDLRDWPVASGMVFTQRDVDGATKVALVGNIVVKNLFGDEDPLGKIIRIKKIPFKVIGVLSGKGQSPMGQDQDDSVYIPVTTAQKKLFGTTFPGMVRMITVKAVAPSALKDAEKNIAALLRQRHRIPTGREDDFTVRNLTEMLATAEQSAKIMSILLGSIASVSLIVGGIGIMNIMLVSVTERTREIGIRMAVGARGADILMQFLIEAVVLAVIGGGVGILFGMGGSWLISYFAGWEVSISAVAIFLAFGFSALVGIFFGFYPARKASLLAPVECLRYE; encoded by the coding sequence ATGAATACCATCGCAACCGTAAAAATAGCAGTCAATGCCCTGAGCATCAACAAGATGCGTTCAGGCCTTACCATGCTCGGCATCATCATAGGCGTCGCCGCGGTGATAGCCATGATATCCGTGGGTTCAGGGGCAAGAGAACAGGTTGCAAAACAGATTGCAAGCATAGGTTCCAATCTTTTAATTATACTGCCTGGAACTGCCACCAGCGGCGGACTTAGAATGGGTTTCGGATCAACTCCCACGCTCACATCAGACGATGCAAAGGCTATAGCGCAGGAGATGCCGGATGTGGCGTATGCTGCGCCGCTTCTGCCCGGCACGGCGCAGGTGGTTTACGGAAACCAGAACTGGAGCACGATTATTACCGGTACGACGCCGAGCTTCTTTGATTTGCGGGATTGGCCAGTTGCATCAGGCATGGTGTTTACCCAGCGGGATGTTGACGGAGCCACAAAGGTTGCGCTCGTGGGCAATATCGTAGTTAAAAATCTCTTTGGCGATGAAGACCCGCTGGGTAAGATTATCAGGATAAAAAAGATACCGTTTAAGGTTATCGGCGTTTTATCGGGAAAGGGGCAATCGCCAATGGGTCAGGATCAGGATGACAGCGTCTATATCCCCGTTACCACCGCGCAGAAAAAACTTTTCGGCACAACATTTCCCGGCATGGTAAGGATGATTACTGTAAAGGCGGTAGCTCCTTCGGCACTTAAAGATGCTGAAAAGAATATTGCGGCCCTCCTCCGGCAGCGGCATCGCATTCCCACAGGCAGGGAGGATGATTTCACTGTCCGCAATCTTACAGAGATGCTGGCAACGGCTGAACAATCGGCAAAGATAATGTCAATCCTTTTAGGTTCAATCGCATCTGTTTCTCTGATAGTCGGCGGCATAGGCATAATGAATATCATGCTGGTATCGGTTACGGAAAGGACAAGGGAGATAGGCATACGGATGGCAGTGGGCGCAAGGGGAGCGGACATACTCATGCAGTTTTTGATAGAGGCGGTAGTGTTGGCCGTTATCGGCGGCGGCGTAGGTATTTTATTCGGCATGGGAGGCTCATGGCTCATTTCATACTTTGCCGGCTGGGAGGTTTCCATATCTGCTGTCGCTATATTTCTGGCATTTGGTTTTTCCGCATTAGTCGGCATATTCTTTGGTTTTTATCCTGCCAGAAAGGCGTCTCTCCTGGCCCCGGTGGAGTGTTTGAGGTATGAGTAG
- a CDS encoding type II toxin-antitoxin system prevent-host-death family antitoxin, translating to MKTAKVSELKASISEYLSKVKAGEEVIVTDRGKPVAKIIPLKRGDIEIPAHLLTLEKAGLVRIGAGRLPAGFWDMPRPKDKKGLALGALLKEREEGR from the coding sequence ATGAAGACCGCAAAGGTTTCTGAATTAAAGGCATCTATCAGCGAATACCTGTCAAAGGTAAAGGCAGGCGAAGAGGTTATTGTCACTGACAGGGGAAAGCCTGTCGCCAAGATTATTCCTTTGAAAAGAGGAGATATTGAAATACCGGCGCATCTATTAACGCTGGAGAAGGCAGGGCTTGTCCGCATCGGCGCAGGCAGACTGCCGGCAGGTTTTTGGGATATGCCGAGACCAAAGGATAAAAAAGGCCTGGCACTCGGCGCCCTTTTAAAAGAGCGGGAGGAAGGGAGATGA
- a CDS encoding metal-dependent hydrolase, with amino-acid sequence MDPLTHSLSGAILSRTGFYQRFGRMATIILVAAAIIPDIDHLTLRLAGPLAYLKYHRGFTHSIFGGFVVAAIMAGIVCSIKRFREKLGYLITFGLFLLGIYTHIFLDLITSYGTQILFPFSGKRYSLDLVFIIDLYFTALMLIPLIVIRFKRKWAKAIALISVAGIIIYLGVAYAGRTIAIESANAWAHKLGIISKKVEALPLPFSPFRWSVYIEDDKRFYQVDVDALKNSATFNSFEKKHVPEGLNQETEGNNIIEKVENLEIVKTYLWFARFPVVSIKKETEGYSVEYFDLRFNSLPPRRPFLLKLFVDRNGTLNNAELMFHTTK; translated from the coding sequence ATGGACCCGCTAACACACAGCCTTTCCGGCGCTATACTTTCCAGAACAGGATTTTATCAAAGATTCGGCAGGATGGCTACAATAATCCTTGTTGCAGCCGCGATCATCCCTGATATTGACCATTTAACCCTGAGACTTGCAGGCCCCCTCGCCTATCTCAAATATCATCGTGGATTTACGCACTCCATTTTTGGCGGCTTTGTAGTTGCTGCTATCATGGCCGGCATTGTCTGTTCAATAAAACGATTTAGAGAAAAATTAGGCTATCTAATAACCTTTGGCCTATTTTTATTAGGCATATATACCCATATCTTCCTTGACCTTATTACATCTTACGGAACACAGATACTTTTCCCATTCAGCGGCAAAAGATATTCCCTCGATCTCGTTTTTATCATAGACCTTTATTTCACCGCCTTGATGCTCATCCCGTTAATCGTCATAAGATTCAAGCGGAAATGGGCAAAGGCTATAGCCTTAATTTCTGTAGCGGGTATAATAATCTATCTGGGGGTTGCCTACGCAGGGAGAACCATTGCTATTGAAAGCGCTAATGCCTGGGCTCACAAACTTGGTATAATCAGCAAAAAAGTTGAGGCGCTCCCCCTCCCCTTCTCCCCTTTCAGATGGTCTGTGTATATAGAAGATGATAAAAGGTTTTATCAGGTTGATGTTGATGCGCTGAAAAACAGCGCAACATTTAATTCTTTTGAGAAAAAGCATGTCCCTGAAGGATTAAATCAGGAAACAGAGGGAAATAACATCATTGAAAAGGTTGAGAATCTGGAGATTGTAAAGACATATCTCTGGTTTGCCAGATTTCCCGTAGTGAGTATAAAGAAGGAAACTGAGGGCTATTCGGTGGAATATTTTGACCTTCGCTTTAATTCCCTGCCGCCGAGAAGGCCGTTTCTCTTGAAGTTGTTTGTTGACAGAAACGGGACGTTAAATAATGCGGAGCTTATGTTTCATACGACAAAATAA
- the guaA gene encoding glutamine-hydrolyzing GMP synthase: protein MPDIHQQKILILDFGSQYTQLIARRVREAKVYCEIHPYNIGMDGIKGFNAKGIILSGGPSSVYDKDAPLIPKEVFNLNIPILGICYGMQLTAHLLGGKVEKSAHREYGSAELVIDDGSDLLSRITHHAQRITQVWMSHGDRVIKMPKGFVSIAHSKNSPICAMSDDRRKIFGVQFHPEVVHTPKGRQIIKNFLFKICGCKPVWTMESFIDTAVADIRERVGKRGIVCGISGGVDSAVAAVLLHRAAGRQLTCIFVDNGLLRAGEAEKVEQALRKNFRMRLICIDASKRFLNKLTGVEDPEKKRKIIGNEFIRVFEEEAMKLKNAAFLGQGTLYPDVIESISFKGPSATIKSHHNVGGLLKKMKLKLVEPLRELFKDEVRILGRALGMPEEIINRHPFPGPGLAIRVLGEVTKERCEILRKADSIALEEIKIAGLYIKIWQAFAVLLPIKTVGVMGDERTYENVIAIRAVESVDGMTADWVRLPYDIMARISTRIINEVKGVNRVVYDISTKPPSTIEWE, encoded by the coding sequence ATGCCGGACATCCATCAGCAAAAAATCCTCATATTAGATTTTGGCTCACAATATACCCAGCTCATCGCAAGAAGGGTGAGAGAGGCAAAGGTATATTGCGAGATACATCCTTATAATATCGGCATGGACGGGATAAAGGGTTTTAATGCCAAAGGCATTATCCTCTCAGGCGGACCGTCAAGTGTCTATGACAAAGATGCTCCTCTTATTCCCAAAGAGGTCTTTAATCTAAATATTCCAATCCTTGGCATCTGTTACGGAATGCAGCTTACAGCCCATCTCCTTGGCGGCAAGGTGGAGAAATCTGCTCACAGGGAATACGGAAGCGCTGAACTTGTAATTGATGATGGTTCGGATTTGTTATCACGCATCACGCATCACGCACAACGCATCACACAAGTTTGGATGAGCCACGGCGACAGGGTTATTAAGATGCCGAAGGGATTTGTATCTATTGCCCACAGCAAAAATTCGCCTATATGCGCAATGAGTGATGACAGAAGAAAAATATTCGGCGTTCAGTTTCATCCTGAGGTTGTCCATACACCAAAAGGCCGGCAGATTATCAAAAACTTCCTTTTTAAGATATGTGGATGCAAGCCTGTATGGACTATGGAATCATTCATAGACACTGCTGTAGCAGATATAAGGGAGCGGGTGGGGAAGAGAGGTATCGTGTGCGGTATAAGCGGCGGCGTTGATTCTGCCGTTGCAGCTGTTTTGCTTCATCGCGCAGCCGGTAGGCAGCTAACCTGTATATTTGTTGATAACGGTCTTTTGAGGGCAGGGGAGGCGGAGAAGGTGGAACAAGCTCTCAGGAAAAACTTCCGCATGAGGCTTATTTGTATAGACGCCTCCAAAAGGTTTCTTAATAAGCTTACGGGAGTGGAAGACCCTGAAAAAAAGCGAAAGATTATCGGAAATGAATTTATAAGGGTTTTTGAAGAAGAGGCCATGAAATTAAAAAATGCGGCCTTTCTCGGGCAGGGGACATTGTATCCTGATGTGATTGAAAGCATATCATTCAAAGGCCCTTCAGCTACTATAAAAAGTCATCATAATGTAGGCGGGCTCTTAAAAAAGATGAAGCTCAAGCTGGTAGAACCGTTAAGAGAATTATTTAAGGACGAGGTTCGCATCCTGGGCAGGGCATTGGGTATGCCTGAAGAGATAATAAACAGGCATCCATTTCCGGGGCCAGGCCTTGCTATAAGGGTTTTGGGTGAGGTTACAAAAGAGCGGTGTGAGATTCTGAGAAAGGCCGACAGTATAGCGCTGGAGGAGATAAAGATTGCGGGACTTTATATAAAGATCTGGCAGGCATTTGCAGTGCTTTTGCCGATTAAAACAGTTGGCGTAATGGGAGACGAAAGGACTTATGAAAATGTAATTGCAATAAGGGCGGTAGAGAGTGTGGACGGAATGACAGCGGATTGGGTAAGATTGCCTTATGATATTATGGCAAGAATTTCAACGAGAATAATAAATGAGGTAAAAGGTGTAAACAGGGTGGTTTACGATATAAGCACAAAACCCCCGAGTACAATAGAATGGGAGTGA
- a CDS encoding nicotinate phosphoribosyltransferase, whose product MFHTADPKDIKEGKITDVYFVRTMEVLKAKGIDKWVKAEFIAKNLPDNWEWGVLAGIEEAANLLSGIKVNVRAMNEGTIFFPYQPVIEIEGMYSQFCVYETALLGLICQASGIATKAARCKRLAGDRGVISFGARRMHPALAPMIERAAYLGGCDGVAVIKSAELIGEDPSGTMPHALIIMLGDTVTAIKAFHEVVDKKVKRVALIDTFNDEKFEALNVAEAMGPDLFGIRLDTPASRRGNFRRIIEEVRWELDLRGYKDVKIFVSGGIDEKHIPDLNPIVDAYGIGTSISNAPVIDFAMDIMEVEGKPIAKRGKMSGSKSVLRCRGCYHYYLVPSIDKPDLCKCGGKLEELLVPFLKEGELISPLPKVRDIKSSVLSQVKRLTSYTHQP is encoded by the coding sequence ATGTTCCATACAGCCGATCCAAAGGATATAAAAGAAGGGAAAATAACTGATGTCTATTTTGTCAGGACTATGGAGGTCCTTAAAGCAAAAGGGATTGACAAATGGGTAAAGGCGGAGTTTATTGCCAAAAATCTTCCAGATAACTGGGAGTGGGGTGTCCTCGCTGGCATTGAAGAGGCAGCGAACCTCCTCTCCGGGATAAAGGTGAATGTCAGGGCCATGAACGAGGGGACAATCTTCTTCCCCTATCAGCCTGTCATTGAGATAGAGGGGATGTATTCTCAGTTCTGTGTTTATGAAACCGCCCTGCTCGGTCTTATCTGCCAGGCCTCGGGGATTGCCACAAAGGCAGCAAGGTGCAAGAGGCTGGCCGGCGATAGAGGCGTGATAAGCTTCGGTGCAAGGCGCATGCACCCGGCCCTAGCGCCTATGATAGAAAGGGCTGCCTATCTGGGCGGGTGTGATGGTGTGGCAGTAATAAAATCCGCAGAATTGATAGGAGAAGACCCTTCCGGAACCATGCCCCATGCCCTGATCATCATGCTTGGTGATACAGTAACAGCTATAAAGGCATTCCACGAGGTAGTAGACAAAAAGGTCAAGAGGGTCGCCCTGATAGATACCTTTAATGATGAGAAGTTTGAGGCCCTTAATGTGGCAGAGGCTATGGGGCCAGATCTTTTTGGGATCAGGCTTGATACCCCTGCGTCGAGGCGCGGGAATTTCAGGAGGATCATTGAAGAGGTGAGATGGGAGCTCGACTTAAGGGGATATAAGGATGTAAAGATATTTGTAAGCGGCGGGATAGATGAGAAGCATATACCTGATCTAAATCCCATAGTAGATGCCTACGGTATAGGTACATCCATCAGCAATGCGCCTGTGATCGATTTTGCAATGGATATCATGGAGGTAGAAGGAAAACCGATTGCCAAGAGGGGGAAGATGTCCGGGTCAAAGTCTGTCTTAAGATGCAGGGGCTGCTACCATTATTACCTTGTTCCATCCATTGATAAACCGGATCTGTGCAAATGTGGCGGTAAGCTTGAGGAACTCCTTGTTCCTTTTCTAAAAGAAGGTGAACTTATCTCTCCTTTGCCTAAAGTAAGAGATATAAAAAGCTCTGTGCTATCACAGGTTAAACGGCTTACTTCTTATACTCATCAGCCTTGA
- a CDS encoding CapA family protein: protein MIKHILCLYLLFLTAPAISCADDDVITILAVGDIYLGGSAAPYLKQNGYLYPFEPTKSILKDSDIAVANLEAPLTHRRDAFMEKEFILKIDPDAAGAIKAAGFDVVTLANNHIMDYGQDGLQDTINFLDKADLKHTGAGKDLKDARMPVIISIKNKKIAFLAYSKVFPEEFYATKESGGTAQGVFEYVRYDIIEIKKHVDFVVVSFHWGEELTKYPKEYQIKLAHLAIDSGASVIIGHHPHVLQGIERYKNGLIFYSLGNFAFGSVSQSIPEGMIAIVKFSNNRISSAEIIPLNVNNKEVLFQAKPLQGERAENAIKNIREVSDRFQLSLMAKEGKGFIRLDEELKSASLP from the coding sequence ATGATAAAACACATTTTATGTTTATACCTCCTTTTCTTAACCGCTCCGGCAATATCTTGCGCCGATGACGATGTTATAACAATCCTTGCAGTAGGGGATATTTATCTTGGCGGTTCTGCCGCTCCATATTTGAAGCAGAACGGTTATTTATACCCATTTGAGCCGACTAAAAGCATATTAAAGGATTCAGACATTGCAGTGGCCAATCTTGAAGCGCCTTTGACGCACAGACGAGATGCATTTATGGAAAAGGAATTTATCTTAAAGATAGACCCCGATGCAGCGGGCGCAATAAAGGCCGCTGGTTTTGATGTTGTAACACTGGCAAATAACCACATTATGGATTATGGCCAGGATGGATTGCAGGATACGATAAATTTTCTGGATAAGGCAGATTTAAAACATACTGGCGCAGGCAAGGATTTAAAGGACGCAAGGATGCCCGTAATTATTAGCATAAAAAATAAGAAGATTGCTTTTCTTGCATATTCAAAGGTCTTTCCAGAGGAATTTTATGCCACAAAAGAGTCTGGCGGGACTGCCCAAGGTGTTTTTGAATATGTGAGATACGACATTATTGAAATAAAGAAACATGTTGATTTTGTTGTAGTTTCATTCCACTGGGGTGAAGAGCTGACGAAATATCCAAAGGAATATCAGATAAAACTTGCGCATCTTGCAATAGACAGCGGCGCAAGTGTAATCATAGGCCACCATCCGCATGTTCTCCAGGGGATTGAAAGGTATAAAAATGGCCTTATATTTTACAGCCTTGGGAATTTTGCCTTCGGGTCTGTCAGTCAATCAATACCTGAAGGCATGATAGCCATTGTGAAATTCAGCAATAATAGGATTTCTTCGGCTGAGATAATACCTTTAAATGTGAACAATAAAGAGGTTTTATTCCAGGCAAAGCCATTGCAGGGAGAGAGGGCTGAAAATGCAATTAAAAATATCCGGGAAGTATCGGATAGATTCCAATTAAGCCTTATGGCTAAAGAAGGGAAGGGCTTTATACGGCTTGACGAGGAGTTAAAATCAGCCTCACTTCCATAG
- a CDS encoding plastocyanin/azurin family copper-binding protein yields the protein MYSLICKFYGRIILFFVSLWFVIFYSGTVMADEVKIVMKDWIDNTANFTAQIHAGDTVSWVNDDYVAHTITFDDGAIKGKNNLRSGSQFSITFDKPGEYSYYCIYHKVFGMKGTITVIQK from the coding sequence ATGTATTCTCTAATCTGCAAATTTTATGGAAGAATTATTTTATTCTTTGTGTCTTTGTGGTTTGTTATATTTTATTCTGGAACTGTAATGGCTGATGAGGTCAAGATAGTCATGAAAGACTGGATAGATAATACTGCTAACTTTACTGCCCAGATTCATGCCGGCGATACAGTTTCGTGGGTAAATGACGACTACGTAGCGCATACGATTACCTTTGATGACGGGGCAATCAAGGGTAAAAACAATCTGAGGTCCGGAAGTCAGTTCTCCATTACCTTTGATAAGCCCGGGGAATATAGCTATTACTGTATATATCATAAAGTTTTTGGTATGAAAGGAACTATCACTGTGATTCAGAAGTAA
- the pncA gene encoding bifunctional nicotinamidase/pyrazinamidase, with translation MRMVSKDFTPSCAALIIVDVQNDFCPGGALPVTDGDKVIPILNVYIKRFREEGAPVFATRDWHPNDHNSFKENGGIWPPHCVQGTSGAEFHQGLDLSGDVEIVSKGAGPKDEAYSGFQGTNLTAELKKREIKTLYIGGLATDYCVKHTVLDALKEGFSVFFLEDGSRGVDVNPGDSKKAIDDMISAGAKRIVFSNLSKKILEGKSI, from the coding sequence ATGAGGATGGTTTCAAAAGACTTTACTCCCTCTTGTGCCGCCCTGATCATTGTAGATGTTCAAAACGATTTTTGCCCGGGTGGTGCGCTGCCTGTTACAGATGGAGATAAGGTGATCCCTATCTTAAATGTCTATATCAAGAGGTTCCGGGAAGAGGGGGCTCCGGTCTTTGCAACAAGGGATTGGCATCCTAATGACCATAACTCTTTTAAGGAGAATGGCGGGATCTGGCCCCCCCACTGTGTTCAGGGGACAAGCGGGGCAGAATTTCATCAAGGTCTTGACCTGTCAGGAGATGTTGAGATTGTATCAAAAGGCGCAGGCCCGAAGGATGAGGCCTATTCAGGTTTTCAGGGAACAAATCTCACAGCAGAATTGAAAAAGAGAGAAATTAAGACGCTATATATCGGGGGCCTTGCCACAGACTATTGTGTGAAACATACCGTTCTGGATGCCCTTAAGGAGGGATTTTCAGTCTTCTTCCTTGAGGATGGGTCAAGGGGTGTGGATGTAAATCCCGGTGACAGCAAAAAGGCGATAGATGATATGATATCGGCAGGCGCAAAGAGGATTGTTTTCTCAAATCTCTCTAAAAAGATACTGGAGGGGAAAAGTATATGA
- a CDS encoding bacteriohemerythrin, with product MEKIVWNQSFSVGVARLDEQHKKIINMINLLRSKPEVDVRSETVSELLTRLTRYASDHFATEEQLLVEYGYPEVATHKEAHRAYRMKVVALCQDTMDHNAAVPDELLRFLGDWWVNHILGADMRYSSFLMERGVT from the coding sequence ATGGAGAAGATTGTTTGGAATCAGTCGTTCAGTGTTGGCGTTGCGAGGCTCGATGAACAGCACAAGAAGATCATTAATATGATCAATCTGCTACGTTCGAAGCCCGAAGTGGACGTTCGTTCTGAGACGGTGTCCGAACTGCTTACGAGGTTGACGAGGTACGCAAGCGACCATTTCGCTACGGAAGAGCAACTTCTTGTGGAATACGGGTACCCTGAGGTGGCTACTCACAAAGAGGCCCACAGGGCCTACCGCATGAAAGTCGTGGCCCTCTGTCAAGATACAATGGATCACAACGCAGCAGTTCCTGATGAACTTCTGCGCTTCTTAGGTGACTGGTGGGTAAACCATATCCTCGGAGCCGACATGAGATATAGCTCGTTCCTCATGGAACGAGGCGTGACATGA
- a CDS encoding TIGR00730 family Rossman fold protein, producing the protein MVEDLKGQETWRIFKIMSEFIEGFEELSTIGPAVSIFGSARFHRNHRYYKKTLEISTLLAKDGYTIITGGGPGVMEAANKGAINNAGISVGLNIVLPQEQKPNQFQNKSLSFKYFFARKVMFIKYAMGYVCMPGGFGTLDEFFEALTLVQTHKIYPLPLILVGKDYWSDLLKWMKTTMLIKEKTISKIDLDLVKITDDPKEVLAIINKHRDWKIKIIKSAIKKKRIKIHTDRKREMI; encoded by the coding sequence ATGGTAGAGGATTTAAAAGGCCAGGAGACTTGGCGGATATTCAAGATAATGAGCGAATTCATAGAGGGCTTTGAAGAACTCTCAACAATAGGGCCGGCGGTATCCATATTCGGCTCTGCAAGATTTCACAGGAACCACCGCTATTATAAGAAGACACTGGAAATATCCACTCTTCTTGCAAAGGATGGCTATACCATCATAACCGGCGGAGGGCCTGGAGTCATGGAGGCAGCCAATAAGGGGGCGATAAATAATGCCGGTATCTCGGTGGGACTTAATATAGTTTTGCCGCAGGAACAAAAACCAAATCAATTTCAGAATAAATCCTTATCCTTTAAGTATTTTTTTGCCAGAAAGGTAATGTTCATAAAATACGCCATGGGTTATGTCTGTATGCCGGGCGGGTTCGGGACATTGGATGAGTTTTTTGAGGCGCTGACCCTTGTTCAGACGCACAAGATATATCCGCTGCCTCTCATACTGGTTGGGAAAGATTACTGGAGCGACCTGCTCAAATGGATGAAGACAACCATGTTAATAAAAGAAAAAACAATATCTAAGATAGATTTAGACCTCGTCAAAATAACTGATGACCCCAAAGAGGTTTTGGCAATAATAAATAAACACAGAGACTGGAAAATAAAAATTATAAAATCCGCCATAAAGAAAAAAAGAATAAAAATCCACACAGATAGAAAAAGGGAGATGATATGA